The genomic interval GTAACAATCTCGTTTGCCCACTTAAGCAATGCAGTTGCAGAGCTGGTTTCAAGCGTATGGATTAACAAGCCAGGTAAGAAAAAATCATAAATCTGATAGCCCTCTCTAGCAACTTCATCATGAAGGCCTACACCATATTCTGCATGAATTTCTGGCAACAATGTTAACTCATATTTTTTTGCAATCTTTTGAATGCGATCTAAATATTCCCAGGTCCCAGGAGTATTAAAGAAATTACGCTCTCCTACTTCTTTATGTAAATAAGCAAAAGCATCTAATCGTAATATCTTACAACCATAACCACTAACTTTCCTGAGTGTTTCGTCATAAAAATCCCATACTTTCTGAGATTTTGCATTTACATCCATCTGACCTAAATACACGCAATTATTTCTTACTAGGTCAAGAATTTCATTTTTTGCAGGTTCGCTTTCGCGAAAGCGTATGGACTCTAAAGCCTCATTTTTTTTGATAGCCTTGTTGACTAATTGAACTGCCTCCTTCTTGGCAGACTCAGTTAAAGAAGTAATAGTTGAGAGTGTAGCTATTGATATGGGTTGGTAGGTAACTTTTTGATAAAATGTATTCCAATAAGGAGGTTCACTACCGTCTGGAAAATTTACTTTTAGGACAGGGAGTCCAGGCTTACGCATGAAAAGCTTATTTAACATGTCTTGCGGTGGAATAGCCACACCATCTTTAACTGTGGCTGTGTTATTTTGCCAAAATGTATTCCAATTAATGAAAAAATCAGCGTAAGGCGAGTTACTGCCTTTTTTCAATAGGTCTTTAAATTGAGGAGATGCAACGGATAAATGATTAAGAACGATATCAAATTTGAGCATAATATCTAGCTCTTTAAGATCTTCTAAATCTTGCGTAGATACCAGTGTATTGTTAATGTTATAATCTATAATGGAGAATCCTCTATCTAAATCACTATTGAAAAACGTAGGTAAAATATAGAATAATGAGAAAGCCTCCTGCATTTCTGGTTTTTGTAAAACAGAAATCATATCACTTAACGTTGCTCCAATACTATCTGGGTATGCGTTGAGCATCACGCCATTGGGAATAATTTGTTCTAACTTTGACATATATGCATAATTTTAGTGCAATAATACCATCTTTAAGAGTGACTAGTGATCTAAAAAAAGTTATACTAGCTGTTTTATCTATTAAGATTAATTTTGTGCAGTACTTACAATAAGTAATTAAATCAAAAATTTAGCTCAAAATTCGAGATAAATTTTAGATGTAGGAAATTATTGGGAATTCTCGATAGTGATTATTAAATGTCGTAATTTTTTTTTCCACTAAAATCGTCTAGTTTTTTGTTTGTAGCATCCTGCATTTTCTTTTTTAAAAATGGAGTCCATCCTAATACGTATCCAATTGATCCTAGTGCTTGTTTAGTCCATTTCCAAAGGTTGAAAGAATCTATATGCTCAACAATTTTTCCATTTTTAAATTTGAAGTTTGAGCTGACGTTATTAATGACTTTTCTCTTTTTTTTACCATAAAGATATGTGGCTGTCCATCTTACATTACCCTGCTCAGTTGTAGAGTTTATGATTTCATAATTGATTTCTAAATCCTTAGACTTTCTAGATAAAAGCATTTCCCACATAGCACGTGCTCTTTTTCCTCTTAGCGTTCCAAAAACTGGGTCTTTAAACAGAATATTTTCATCATAGCATTCTGTCATTCCTTTGAAGTTTCCTTGGGCAAATGACGTGTAAAATTTTTCTAGTAATTCTTTGTTAGTCATGGCTTCATTATGAATATTTCTGTACAAATGTGTTGTGCTACTTAATTATAGTTAGCACTCTTAAAGAGTACAATTAATGGAGGTTTCAGCTGTTTTCTGGAAATCTACAATTCACTTAAGGATGACAAAGCGTTCACGTTGAGTCGTATATTAAAGTTAATTGACCTTCATATTTTTATTCGTATAGTGGACTACAACATACGTAAGTTTCATAATTTATGAAATTAATTCTAAACGAACACTTAACGGGAAATGTTAATTAATAAAACTAGCAGGAGTAATTTCGGGGATTACAATGACATAATCGTACCCTTTAATTACCCTCTCTAATGTTTTGTTCTCAATTTTTATTTTGTTTGATATTAATTTATTTAAAATTTCTTTGTTATTGAAAAGATACCATTTGCTTTCACCCATGCTATCAAAAAATACTTTAAAATGTTTTAAGTCATCACTATTTGGGTCTATTTTTTGATTTTCCATACCATTTAAGGGTACACCTTGTATACCATTTTTTCCAATGACCATTATATGTAAAGATGATTCAAATTGACTATCCGCAATGTTATTTATTAAACTCCCTATATCTTGAAGTTCTAATAAACTTTCACCTTTGGGTAAATGGTTGGCACCATATTTATATAAGTTTTTCGATTTTGGTATCACTTTATAATTCTGCATTAGGTTGTGCTTCATTAACTGTACTCTAAGGTGATGGCTACCGCTAGTATAAATTTTTTGAGATAATTTCAAATCTTTTATTACGCCTTGTTCATGAGAACTTAGTTCAAGACTATCTAATTTTTTTAACTGCTTTCTACAGAATTAGATGACACCATAAAGTACTGAATTATAGACGACAGAGTTAAGAAAAAGATGGAGGTATATAGTAAAAGATGTATCACATATAGGATGCGTAGCGAGTTATGGGGATTTATATATTGACAACCCAGCGTTGATTAATAAAAGGGTTGCTAACAGTTAAACACTCCATAATTATCGTTATGAGATGACTCAATATGCCTAAAAAGAAGCCCCACCAAGGTATTGGTGAGGCTTTAAAACAATTTATTGTGTATATACTAGCTTATAGTAACCACAAGATCATCCTGTTGCACCATCTCACCTTCAGAAAGGATCACTGCAGAAACTTTTCCATCTTTAAAAGCAGTAACGGTTGTTTCCATTTTCATGGCTTCAATAATAAATAGAGGGTCGTTTTCTTTCACTTCTTGCCCTTTCTTAACCAATACTTTGTAAAGCAAGCCTTGAAGTGGAGCTCCTATCTGATCTTCATTTTCAGGATCAATTTTTTGATTTATTTCTTTCTTAATGTTCAAAGAGGCATCTAGAATCTCTACAAATCTATTTTCACCATTTACTTGGAAAAATACCGTACGCATTCCATCATCGTTAGGAATACTGATGGAAAGTAACTTAATAATAACTGTTTTGCCAGGCTCTAATTCTATAAGAATTTCTTCTCGCAATTTCATCCCGTAAAAGAAATTGGTGGTCGGTACCAATGCTAAATTTCCGTACTTCTTATAATTCTCATGTGCTTGCTCAAATACTTTTGGATACAACATATAAGATAAGAAATCCTCCATTTCTAATGGTCTCGTAAACCCTTTTTGAAATTTGCTAGTAAAGGCCTCAAATTCCTTATCAAAGTCTACAG from Dokdonia sp. Hel_I_53 carries:
- a CDS encoding alpha-amylase family glycosyl hydrolase gives rise to the protein MSKLEQIIPNGVMLNAYPDSIGATLSDMISVLQKPEMQEAFSLFYILPTFFNSDLDRGFSIIDYNINNTLVSTQDLEDLKELDIMLKFDIVLNHLSVASPQFKDLLKKGSNSPYADFFINWNTFWQNNTATVKDGVAIPPQDMLNKLFMRKPGLPVLKVNFPDGSEPPYWNTFYQKVTYQPISIATLSTITSLTESAKKEAVQLVNKAIKKNEALESIRFRESEPAKNEILDLVRNNCVYLGQMDVNAKSQKVWDFYDETLRKVSGYGCKILRLDAFAYLHKEVGERNFFNTPGTWEYLDRIQKIAKKYELTLLPEIHAEYGVGLHDEVAREGYQIYDFFLPGLLIHTLETSSATALLKWANEIVTKGYKTVNMLGCHDGIPVLDLKGAQQDDSYRAGLLDDNEIENCIETILERGGRVKNIYDPEGNKISYYQVNATYYSALGESDDKLLLARAIQLFMPGIPQIWYLDLFAGKNDYNAADAAGQGGHKEINRTTLSLDQVEQRLEMEVVQKQLEMIKLRNTSVAFNGTFTIEKKANNHFSMSWEHQDAFAMLTVDLKKLSYAITTSKDKTS
- a CDS encoding nuclear transport factor 2 family protein, whose translation is MTNKELLEKFYTSFAQGNFKGMTECYDENILFKDPVFGTLRGKRARAMWEMLLSRKSKDLEINYEIINSTTEQGNVRWTATYLYGKKKRKVINNVSSNFKFKNGKIVEHIDSFNLWKWTKQALGSIGYVLGWTPFLKKKMQDATNKKLDDFSGKKNYDI